A window from Cryptomeria japonica chromosome 1, Sugi_1.0, whole genome shotgun sequence encodes these proteins:
- the LOC131070889 gene encoding uncharacterized protein LOC131070889 isoform X1 gives MQGNRVEFVSMEDSSNDRALRGPGDAEAEQSGQCNNTSSEATNSPHNRERSQAFCEDTANKTIEFLRARLLAERATSRAAKEAAEKNAKRLMELERMLEIETERKKKAEEDMHKVIEKLRIARLSSASNHSDSDQTGIENQGIKEETEEPEGGSSLNSIGIAAIKEKEEIIEVDVKNNRLQENDHSSASSALSVEQRKEESNDFTNQNAKAQDHDQNKESSQDQVSSQSETESKDDGIVLSSPSQNLDVEDQMPNQSNMENNGTVLSPPSLQSEDIQDQMSEQSETKDNCIILSSPSLISHNALTESCMPLMKDDLNGKGDVFQGPLAPENFTNRSAATNPRPKPEDKSTGLFEQMRNVVTPVAGQDQKEFLRLKLHELVDQIVSASEKEIHKYENSSLQTFDISPEFSALESSYVQKTRNDRSSKGSNFQLEVPSKAPNRVNSLEEDKLSGFRIQNERAPASSMRMIRSKRHENANGNGTHCSAVRGNLCTCQHSDFSDTFLPVKEELCGHNHFQNTIPINISRRQASGMQACLENEKAIELHCQCRSFSEVHRDNCGKEIQYTMRCSMGTTTTQNGSYHDHEKTMRVRRSSNDIQAAGCTELGNSLELSRDTKSDGFTCMPRQHDLDSSHSNSYLMKREIPESRFTQRKQVRPSWVGPSSMRNGHKYLPLQVSDSCNDMPGSNKNAGDTEIYPDYKFSPMLSVQWPSRGSPLADNQLPMLPGSRVGDALMALREAKEQIQSSIETRQKLKTHVGMSSPNGQNSCRKLVLR, from the exons ATGCAGGGCAATAGAG TTGAATTTGTTTCAATGGAGGATTCAAGTAATGATCGGGCATTGAGAGGCCCCGGGGACGCCGAAGCTGAGCAATCTGGACAGTGTAATAATACTTCATCTGAAGCCACCAATAGCCCACACAATAGAGAAAG GTCTCAAGCATTTTGTGAAGATACTGCAAACAAGACTATTGAATTTCTACGAGCAAGATTACTTGCTGAAAGGGCAACATCCAGAGCTGCAAAGGAAGCTGCTGAGAAAAATGCCAAGAGG TTGATGGAGCTGGAAAGAATGCTTGAAATTGAGACTGAGCGAAAAAAGAAAGCTGAAGAAGACATGCATAAGGTAATAGAAAAACTAAGAATTGCGCGTCTTTCTTCTGCTTCCAACCACTCTGACTCAGATCAGACCGGAATAGAGAATCAAGGGATAAAAGAAGAGACAGAGGAACCAGAAGGTGGCTCTAGCTTAAACTCGATCGGAATTGCAGCTataaaagaaaaggaagaaatcaTAGaagttgatgtgaaaaataatagacTACAGGAGAATGATCATTCATCTGCAAGCTCGGCTCTATCTGTGGAACAGAGGAAGGAAGAATCAAATGATTTTACCAATCAAAATGCTAAAGCCCAGGATCATGACCAGAACAAGGAATCCAGTCAAGATCAAGTGTCAAGCCAGAGTGAAACTGAAAGCAAAGATGATGGCATTGTCCTATCATCTCCATCACAGAATCTAGATGTTGAAGATCAAATGCCAAACCAGAGTAACATGGAGAATAATGGCACAGTGTTATCACCTCCATCTTTGCAGAGTGAAGATATTCAAGATCAAATGTCAGAGCAGAGCGAAACCAAAGATAATTGCATTATTTTATCATCTCCTTCATTGATTAGCCATAATGCTTTGACAGAAAGTTGCATGCCTCTAATGAAGGATGATCTAAATGGAAAGGGCGACGTGTTTCAAGGTCCTCTGGCTCCTGAAAACTTTACCAATAGAAGCGCTGCCACGAATCCAAG ACCAAAACCTGAGGATAAAAGCACAGGACTATTTGAACAAATGAGGAACGTGGTGACACCAGTGGCAGGCCAAGATCAAAAGGAATTTCTCAGATTGAAGCTCCATGAATTGGTGGATCAAATTGTTTCTGCAAGTGAGAAAGAAATACATAAATATGAAAATTCTAGTCTACAGACATTTGATATTTCTCCAGAATTTTCAGCATTGGAAAGTTCATATGTTCAGAAAACCAGGAATGATAGAAGCAGCAAAGGTAGCAATTTTCAATTAGAAGTTCCTTCTAAAGCACCTAATAGGGTTAATAGTTTGGAAGAAGATAAACTCTCTGGTTTTAGAATCCAGAATGAGAGGGCACCTGCCTCATCCATGAGGATGATAAGGAGCAAGAGGCATGAAAATGCTAATGGAAATGGCACACATTGCTCTGCTGTAAGGGGTAATTTATGCACGTGCCAACATTCGGATTTCTCTGATACCTTTCTGCCTGTGAAAGAGGAATTATGCGGCCATAATCACTTTCAGAATACAATTCCCATAAACATCAGTCGGAGACAAGCATCAGGTATGCAAGCATGTCTAGAAAACGAAAAAGCAATTGAACTGCATTGCCAATGCAGAAGTTTCTCTGAAGTGCACAGAGATAATTGCGGTAAGGAAATTCAATATACAATGCGGTGTTCAATGGGTACTACTACTACTCAAAATGGATCGTATCATGATCATGAAAAAACAATGCGTGTCAGGAGAAGCTCTAATGACATTCAAGCAGCAGGCTGTACGGAACTGGGCAACTCCTTAGAGTTGTCAAGAGATACAAAATCAGATGGGTTTACTTGTATGCCTAGGCAACATGATTTGGACAGCTCCCACAGTAACAGTTATCTCATGAAGAGAGAGATCCCAGAATCAAGATTTACCCAGAGGAAGCAAGTTCGGCCTAGCTGGGTTGGACCTTCATCAATGAGAAATGGCCACAAATATCTTCCTTTACAAGTGTCAGACAGTTGTAATGACATGCCTGGTTCTAATAAGAATGCAGGAGACACTGAAATTTACCCGGACTACAAATTTTCTCCTATGCTCTCCGTGCAGTGGCCTTCAAGAGGGTCACCGTTGGCTGATAATCAATTGCCAATGTTGCCAGGTTCAAGAGTTGGAGATGCTCTGATGGCATTGAGAGAGGCAAAAGAGCAAATACAAAGCTCCATTGAAACAAGACAAAAGTTAAAAACACATGTAGGTATGTCCTCGCCAAATGGCCAAAATTCTTGTAGAAAACTAGTCCTTCGGTAG
- the LOC131070889 gene encoding uncharacterized protein LOC131070889 isoform X2: protein MEDSSNDRALRGPGDAEAEQSGQCNNTSSEATNSPHNRERSQAFCEDTANKTIEFLRARLLAERATSRAAKEAAEKNAKRLMELERMLEIETERKKKAEEDMHKVIEKLRIARLSSASNHSDSDQTGIENQGIKEETEEPEGGSSLNSIGIAAIKEKEEIIEVDVKNNRLQENDHSSASSALSVEQRKEESNDFTNQNAKAQDHDQNKESSQDQVSSQSETESKDDGIVLSSPSQNLDVEDQMPNQSNMENNGTVLSPPSLQSEDIQDQMSEQSETKDNCIILSSPSLISHNALTESCMPLMKDDLNGKGDVFQGPLAPENFTNRSAATNPRPKPEDKSTGLFEQMRNVVTPVAGQDQKEFLRLKLHELVDQIVSASEKEIHKYENSSLQTFDISPEFSALESSYVQKTRNDRSSKGSNFQLEVPSKAPNRVNSLEEDKLSGFRIQNERAPASSMRMIRSKRHENANGNGTHCSAVRGNLCTCQHSDFSDTFLPVKEELCGHNHFQNTIPINISRRQASGMQACLENEKAIELHCQCRSFSEVHRDNCGKEIQYTMRCSMGTTTTQNGSYHDHEKTMRVRRSSNDIQAAGCTELGNSLELSRDTKSDGFTCMPRQHDLDSSHSNSYLMKREIPESRFTQRKQVRPSWVGPSSMRNGHKYLPLQVSDSCNDMPGSNKNAGDTEIYPDYKFSPMLSVQWPSRGSPLADNQLPMLPGSRVGDALMALREAKEQIQSSIETRQKLKTHVGMSSPNGQNSCRKLVLR from the exons ATGGAGGATTCAAGTAATGATCGGGCATTGAGAGGCCCCGGGGACGCCGAAGCTGAGCAATCTGGACAGTGTAATAATACTTCATCTGAAGCCACCAATAGCCCACACAATAGAGAAAG GTCTCAAGCATTTTGTGAAGATACTGCAAACAAGACTATTGAATTTCTACGAGCAAGATTACTTGCTGAAAGGGCAACATCCAGAGCTGCAAAGGAAGCTGCTGAGAAAAATGCCAAGAGG TTGATGGAGCTGGAAAGAATGCTTGAAATTGAGACTGAGCGAAAAAAGAAAGCTGAAGAAGACATGCATAAGGTAATAGAAAAACTAAGAATTGCGCGTCTTTCTTCTGCTTCCAACCACTCTGACTCAGATCAGACCGGAATAGAGAATCAAGGGATAAAAGAAGAGACAGAGGAACCAGAAGGTGGCTCTAGCTTAAACTCGATCGGAATTGCAGCTataaaagaaaaggaagaaatcaTAGaagttgatgtgaaaaataatagacTACAGGAGAATGATCATTCATCTGCAAGCTCGGCTCTATCTGTGGAACAGAGGAAGGAAGAATCAAATGATTTTACCAATCAAAATGCTAAAGCCCAGGATCATGACCAGAACAAGGAATCCAGTCAAGATCAAGTGTCAAGCCAGAGTGAAACTGAAAGCAAAGATGATGGCATTGTCCTATCATCTCCATCACAGAATCTAGATGTTGAAGATCAAATGCCAAACCAGAGTAACATGGAGAATAATGGCACAGTGTTATCACCTCCATCTTTGCAGAGTGAAGATATTCAAGATCAAATGTCAGAGCAGAGCGAAACCAAAGATAATTGCATTATTTTATCATCTCCTTCATTGATTAGCCATAATGCTTTGACAGAAAGTTGCATGCCTCTAATGAAGGATGATCTAAATGGAAAGGGCGACGTGTTTCAAGGTCCTCTGGCTCCTGAAAACTTTACCAATAGAAGCGCTGCCACGAATCCAAG ACCAAAACCTGAGGATAAAAGCACAGGACTATTTGAACAAATGAGGAACGTGGTGACACCAGTGGCAGGCCAAGATCAAAAGGAATTTCTCAGATTGAAGCTCCATGAATTGGTGGATCAAATTGTTTCTGCAAGTGAGAAAGAAATACATAAATATGAAAATTCTAGTCTACAGACATTTGATATTTCTCCAGAATTTTCAGCATTGGAAAGTTCATATGTTCAGAAAACCAGGAATGATAGAAGCAGCAAAGGTAGCAATTTTCAATTAGAAGTTCCTTCTAAAGCACCTAATAGGGTTAATAGTTTGGAAGAAGATAAACTCTCTGGTTTTAGAATCCAGAATGAGAGGGCACCTGCCTCATCCATGAGGATGATAAGGAGCAAGAGGCATGAAAATGCTAATGGAAATGGCACACATTGCTCTGCTGTAAGGGGTAATTTATGCACGTGCCAACATTCGGATTTCTCTGATACCTTTCTGCCTGTGAAAGAGGAATTATGCGGCCATAATCACTTTCAGAATACAATTCCCATAAACATCAGTCGGAGACAAGCATCAGGTATGCAAGCATGTCTAGAAAACGAAAAAGCAATTGAACTGCATTGCCAATGCAGAAGTTTCTCTGAAGTGCACAGAGATAATTGCGGTAAGGAAATTCAATATACAATGCGGTGTTCAATGGGTACTACTACTACTCAAAATGGATCGTATCATGATCATGAAAAAACAATGCGTGTCAGGAGAAGCTCTAATGACATTCAAGCAGCAGGCTGTACGGAACTGGGCAACTCCTTAGAGTTGTCAAGAGATACAAAATCAGATGGGTTTACTTGTATGCCTAGGCAACATGATTTGGACAGCTCCCACAGTAACAGTTATCTCATGAAGAGAGAGATCCCAGAATCAAGATTTACCCAGAGGAAGCAAGTTCGGCCTAGCTGGGTTGGACCTTCATCAATGAGAAATGGCCACAAATATCTTCCTTTACAAGTGTCAGACAGTTGTAATGACATGCCTGGTTCTAATAAGAATGCAGGAGACACTGAAATTTACCCGGACTACAAATTTTCTCCTATGCTCTCCGTGCAGTGGCCTTCAAGAGGGTCACCGTTGGCTGATAATCAATTGCCAATGTTGCCAGGTTCAAGAGTTGGAGATGCTCTGATGGCATTGAGAGAGGCAAAAGAGCAAATACAAAGCTCCATTGAAACAAGACAAAAGTTAAAAACACATGTAGGTATGTCCTCGCCAAATGGCCAAAATTCTTGTAGAAAACTAGTCCTTCGGTAG